The Thermoflexus sp. DNA segment CAGGGCCGCGGCCGCTATCTGGATGATATCGTCCTGCCCCGCATGGCCTACATGGCCCTGGTACGCAGCCCTTATGCCCATGCCCGTATCCGGTCTATCCGCACCGACGCTGCGAAAGCGATCCCCGGGGTGCTGGCCGTGATCACCGGGGAGGATCTGGAGGAGCTGGGCCTCGCCTGGATGCCCACCCTGGCGGGGGATAAGCAGATGGTCCTGGCGGTGGGCAAGGTGCTCTTCCAATATCAGGAGGTCGCTGCGGTAGTGGCAGAGTCCCGGGAGGCGGCGGTGGATGGGGCTCAAGCTGTGGAGGTGGATTATGAGCCCCTCCCGGTGGTGGTGGATCCCTTCAAAGCCCTGGAGCCGGACGCGCCAGTCCTGCGGGAGGATCGGGAGAAAAAAACCAACCATATCTGGCACTGGGAAGTAGGGGATCGCGAGGCTACCGAGGAAGCCCTGCGTCGATCAGAGGTCGTGATCCGCGAGCACATCAAATTCCAGCGGGTGCATCCCGCCCCCCTGGAACCATGCGGATGCATTGCGGACTTCGACCGGGTCACCGGTCGATTGACCCTGTATGTGACCTCCCAGGCTCCCCACGCTTATCGGACGTTGCTGGCCCTGGTGACCAAGTTGCCGGAGCATATGATCCGGGTGATCTCCCCGGACATCGGCGGGGGGTTCGGCAACAAGGTGGCCGTCTACCCGGGTTATGTGTGCGCCATCGTGGCCTCCATGATGCTGGGGCGCCCGGTGAAGTGGGTGGAGACGCGGACGGAGAACCTGACCTCCACCTCCTTTGCCAGGGATTACCATATGACGGTCGAGCTGGGAGCGACCCGCGAGGGGAAAGTGACCGCCCTGCGCGTGAAAACCCTGGCCGACCATGGCGCCTTCGACGCCTCTGCGAACCCCAGCCGCTTCCCCGCCGGGCTGTTCAGCATCTGCACCGGATCCTATGATTTCCCAGTAGCCTTCGCGGAGGTGGACGCGGTCTACACCAATAAGGCTCCTGGTGGGATCTCCTATCGCTGCTCGTTCCGGGTGACCGAGGCCTCCTATCTGATCGAGCGGGCGATGGATATCCTGGCCGATGAGCTGGGGATGGATCCGGCGGAGTTACGACGGCGGAACTTCATCCCTCCGGATAAGTTCCCCTATCGCTCGGCGCTGGGGTGGACTTATGACAGCGGCAATTACGTGGCGGCCCTGGATCGCGCGCTGGAGCTGATCGGCTATCAAGAGCTCCGGCGCGAGCAGGAGGAGCGGCGGCGGCGGGGCGAGCTGATGGGCATCGGCGTTTCCTCTTACACAGAGATTGTCGGGGCGGGGCCGAGCCATACCTTCGACATCGCTGGCCTGAAGATGTTCGATAGCTGCGAGATCCGCGTCCATCCTACGGGCAAGATCCTGGCCCGCTTCGGCACCCGCCACCAGGGGCAGGGCCACGAGACCACATATGCCCAGATCGTCGCCCATGAGCTCGGTGTCTCTGTGGAGGACGTGCTGGTGGAGGAAGGGGACACCGACACCGCCCCCTACGGCCTGGGCACTTATGCCAGCCGCAGCACCCCCACCGCAGGGGCGGCCGCGGCCATGTGCGCCCGCCGCATCCGTGAGAAAGCCCGCAAGATCGCCGCGCATTTGCTGGAGGCGGCTGAAGACGATGTGGTATGGGAGGAAGGCCGCTTCATGGTCCGCGGCGTCCCCGGGAAGTTTGTGACCTTCCCCCAGGTGGCCTTCGCTGCCTACACCAATCCACCTCCGGGGATGGAGCCCGGGCTGGAGGCGGTTTATTACTACGATCCCCCAAACCTCACGTTCCCCTTCGGCACCTACGTGTGTGTGGTGGACATCGATAAGGGGACCGGACAGGTGAAGGTCCGCCGGTTCGTGGGGGTCGACGATTGCGGGACGGTGATCAATCCTATGATCGTGGAGGGGCAGATCCATGGCGGCCTGACCGAGGGCTTCGCGATCGCCTTCATGCAAGAGATCGCCTACGACGAAAACGGCAACTGCCTCTCCTCGAACTTCACCGAATATCTGATCCCCACAGCGGTGGAGACGCCGCGCTGGGAGCTGGACCGCACGGTGACGCCGTCCCCGCACCACCCGCTGGGGGCGAAGGGGGTGGGCGAGTCCGCCAATGTGGGTTCCCCGGCGGCCTTTGTGAACGCCGTGGTGGACGCGCTGTCCCATCTGGGGGTGCGCCACATCGACATGCCGATCACCCCATGGAAGATCTGGAAGATCCTGCGAGAACATGGGATCACAGAATAGGTCGAGAAAGCTCGCTGAGTTGATGCTCCCTCGGGAGGGCTTCAGGGGCGGGGTGAAACGCCGAAGGTACCTCGCTCAACTCTTTTTCAACGATGGCTCGAAGAGCCGCTGGGAGGGGGAATAGACAATCCCCCCTCCCCGATCGGAGCTTAACTGTGTGATTCCTGAGCGTGAGGCTTTATTATGGGCTGGCGTCTGAGTGGCGGAATTCGGCTGGACGAATTGATCCGGGATCTGGAGGCACGGGGAGAGGCTTTCGTGATCGCCACGGTCGTGCGGCGGCAGCCTCCGGTGTCCGCGCGAGTGGGGGATCGGGCGGTGATCACGGCTGATGGCCAGATCTATGGATGGGTAGGCGGCGGCTGCGCCCATGATCTGATCCTTCGGGAGGCCCGGGCCGTGCTGGCGAGCCGTCGTCCGCGCCTCCTCCGTATCACGCCTGAGGCTGTCGGGGAGGGTTTAGAGGAAGAGGCTCGCTCGGTAGCGACAATGGCCTGTCCCAGCCGGGGGGAACTGGAGATCTTCCTGGAGCCATGGGTCCGTGAACCGCAGTTGCTGATTTTCGGGGAATCCCCCTTGGCTCGCACGCTGGCGCTGTTCGGCCATGCTCTGGGATATGAAGTCACGCAGGTGATCCGTGGGGGAGCCTCCCGGGAGGCCCCAGAGGGGATCCGGATCGCCTATCTGGGAGCGATACCGGCTTTCTCTTCCCGGGATGAGCTCTACGTCGTGGTGGCTTCTATGGGCCATTACGATGAGGAAGCGCTGGCAGCTGCCCTGCGCACCCCCGCTTGCTATATCGGCTTGGTGGCCAGCCGCCGTCGGGCTCAGGCGGTTCTCGATCTCCTGCGGCAGTCTGGATGGTCCGAAGCGGATTTAGGGCGAATTCGGGCACCTGCGGGCCTGGACCTCGGGGCGGTGACCCAGGAGGAGATCGCCCTCTCGGTAATGGCGGAAATCATGCAGGAGCGACGGCGGACGATGGCTGAACAGATGGTTTCGTTGGAATCGACCTCTCCGCAGGCCCGGGATCCGGTCTGCGGGATGGAAGTGGAAGTGGCGACAGCCCGCTATCACGCAGAATGGGAGGGGCAACGGTTCTATTTCTGTTGCGCCCATTGTCGGCAGGCGTTCCTCACGGATCCTGCCCGCTACACGCCAGCGGTTGCTCAGCCAGAACGGGGGCAGTGAGCGGACCGCGGTTGCCCGCC contains these protein-coding regions:
- a CDS encoding aerobic carbon-monoxide dehydrogenase large subunit, with amino-acid sequence QGRGRYLDDIVLPRMAYMALVRSPYAHARIRSIRTDAAKAIPGVLAVITGEDLEELGLAWMPTLAGDKQMVLAVGKVLFQYQEVAAVVAESREAAVDGAQAVEVDYEPLPVVVDPFKALEPDAPVLREDREKKTNHIWHWEVGDREATEEALRRSEVVIREHIKFQRVHPAPLEPCGCIADFDRVTGRLTLYVTSQAPHAYRTLLALVTKLPEHMIRVISPDIGGGFGNKVAVYPGYVCAIVASMMLGRPVKWVETRTENLTSTSFARDYHMTVELGATREGKVTALRVKTLADHGAFDASANPSRFPAGLFSICTGSYDFPVAFAEVDAVYTNKAPGGISYRCSFRVTEASYLIERAMDILADELGMDPAELRRRNFIPPDKFPYRSALGWTYDSGNYVAALDRALELIGYQELRREQEERRRRGELMGIGVSSYTEIVGAGPSHTFDIAGLKMFDSCEIRVHPTGKILARFGTRHQGQGHETTYAQIVAHELGVSVEDVLVEEGDTDTAPYGLGTYASRSTPTAGAAAAMCARRIREKARKIAAHLLEAAEDDVVWEEGRFMVRGVPGKFVTFPQVAFAAYTNPPPGMEPGLEAVYYYDPPNLTFPFGTYVCVVDIDKGTGQVKVRRFVGVDDCGTVINPMIVEGQIHGGLTEGFAIAFMQEIAYDENGNCLSSNFTEYLIPTAVETPRWELDRTVTPSPHHPLGAKGVGESANVGSPAAFVNAVVDALSHLGVRHIDMPITPWKIWKILREHGITE
- a CDS encoding XdhC family protein; amino-acid sequence: MGWRLSGGIRLDELIRDLEARGEAFVIATVVRRQPPVSARVGDRAVITADGQIYGWVGGGCAHDLILREARAVLASRRPRLLRITPEAVGEGLEEEARSVATMACPSRGELEIFLEPWVREPQLLIFGESPLARTLALFGHALGYEVTQVIRGGASREAPEGIRIAYLGAIPAFSSRDELYVVVASMGHYDEEALAAALRTPACYIGLVASRRRAQAVLDLLRQSGWSEADLGRIRAPAGLDLGAVTQEEIALSVMAEIMQERRRTMAEQMVSLESTSPQARDPVCGMEVEVATARYHAEWEGQRFYFCCAHCRQAFLTDPARYTPAVAQPERGQ